Proteins found in one Plasmodium chabaudi chabaudi strain AS genome assembly, chromosome: 5 genomic segment:
- a CDS encoding erythrocyte membrane associated protein 1, putative — MIKIYINIIFFGVNLLAYVSDKYFAKELAASNDAIHEDVLANTALQEFVSSNDSLQNHTMCTDAALKQSSSNITPQKNTSNENCEKGNSQMCSNPEETNNVTEIMDEAVYRLRQYANFNHGYNDYYIGNEELSLCFTEHEGTEIERFYLAIPNPDKYNEIVKMFYTFKGISYLGNLDVKARIVRKYYSNLVMMYNDYKGRTIPFHGYSYVLSADVQESEDITMFVQTSVDINGHKDANKTKYKNTIVESANSFNTDVYTSEYTQMQKIKKLFINLSGLIIKKKSDYVGITYVNSIYDDKSLPKSFRDRDLRAKNMLHFINLIKNSFKE, encoded by the exons atgattaaaatatatattaacataattttttttggtgtAAACTTGCTTGCATACGTAagtgataaatattttgcaaAAGAACTTGCTGCAAGTAACGATGCCATACACGAAGATGTTTTAGCTAATACTGCTCTGCAAGAATTTGTTTCATCCAATGATTCTTTACAAAACCATACCATGTGTACTGATGCTGCACTAAAACAGTCTTCATCCAATATCACACCGCAAAAAAACAC TTCGAATGAAAATTGTGAAAAAGGAAACTCACAGATGTGCAGTAATCCCGAAGAAACTAACAACGTAACGGAAATCATGGACGAAGCTGTATATCGTTTACGGCAGTATGCTAATTTTAATCATGGTTACaatgattattatatagGCAATGAGGAACTATCTTTATGTTTTACGGAACATGAAGGCACAGAAATTGAAAGATTCTATCTTGCAATCCCCAATCCAGATAAG TATAATGAAATagtaaaaatgttttacaCATTTAAAGGCATTTCCTATTTGGGTAACCTCGATGTTAAgg caaGAATTGTTCGcaaatattattcaaatttaGTAATGATGTATAATGATTATAAAGGTCGCACAATACCATTTCATGGATATAGTTATGTTTTATCTGCAGATGTTCAA GAATCAGAAGACATAACAATGTTTGTTCAAACATCTGTGGATATAAATGGCCACAAGGATGccaataaaacaaaatataaaaacactATTGTAGAAAGTGCAAATTCATTCAACACTGATGTTTATACGAGTGAATATACCcaaatgcaaaaaataaaaaaattgtttattaatttatccGGACTTAtcattaaaaagaaaagcgACTACGTTGGTATTACCTACGTCAACTCT ATTTATGATGATAAATCCCTTCCAAAAAGTTTTCGTGATAGAGACCTTAgagcaaaaaatatgttacactttatcaatttaataaaaaatagttttaaAGAATAA
- a CDS encoding reticulocyte binding protein, putative — MKKFIYITTAYIVLFTSLEVTYGRRIETEKKNHDTQLNNFYLYHNLGGNLNDSNSSNEKQDNNKNNVISDNKFIQPHSNTYFGNQKDTANDEITLYNDYTNKNDFDTFKIFNNDNEKSNRKETIVKSSFIQQPIAPPFDASLYNKIDIIYGTSYATENLETFYVNMGVAHDLQKLLSDHAYYNSKYVIESTRAKLKQLDESITKIIKDCEHIKKKLINAMLNYQNPLYEFYKNRTNGYYNSYADPQKNYVNCMLPRYKNLLPQVDDAISPMKYDYEYLAYYSPSSVDYFYKKYAMSTKDHMSSQLKTLKNYTMINDKETVPHIKSLIEILKSEGEHDSLAAKLFFLEKQFEDTINKSNKYAEKCKSADSIMKEYLIDSKKKHDYDKMFGKITLIAIKRSLFTYNLNNLKSLDTVYKYQKEVLNRLVKTIGKLLIEKPDPNNNQVLKDSLDDFNEFDKPIPKSNLTALETKFIEIFKQKWDSYDNKKTLGKNSEQYSTVTLILRGMQEFKGIIASMEVYKRRSVNSKEKIRSKIDENLNKQTYEEIENGLKDSYALVKGWKELKLQIKRLLEEDYERAIELEGEITDLFKKYLEINDEIIRLNTLKLELKEKIKNISDKNEYVKKAIDLKKVVENNNAYIDELAKTSPYQVTEYVNKKNKIYSTINSELSKIYQGDLDALYNELSSIVKENAIDNTEDKTELEDLKSKIYKEYNKIENMKTEAVKLNLNTIEDNKNELLSTIVEMKKHIYKELNNELNTMVENFKSKENQLSSNISDYSNYKDELNKYKSKISEIKNQYNDQSNIDNIKDEEAKDNYEKSKEYIKTISNKEDEISKTINEMKRMKNDILNKVNVFVDFENNKKEKINPEHESFAELVNKIKNKFSDDQLSDYEKKLNDIKSLINETKKSIEEEYQNMNILKKVNGYLKICKNTTESIEKFRNKKNKLNEILNKNIETIKNCNLIEKSYTNQFDSALTDKKTELEKTFTELSLSNYEANNNELIKYFNDLKENLGTPKGNILYHQLAEKEKATNDIEQKNVNANKNVSNIEIVIHTSIYNISDEIEKLIGTNIELLNKEILKKAETSITNFNEIKEKLKHYNFDDFAKEENKKYADEINKIKDDIKTLDQKVDKNIKKLTEIKNTSENYINEIKTQITNSEDVTDKTIYNKDPKEIEKKTKNIVTKIDNKKNIYDNMKKLLNEIAEIEKDKTSLEEVKNINMSYGKSLNKLFLDKIDEEKKKSENMIESMEKYIKNIDEIKKQSPKAEINTFNVSHSKYNDHYITSQKNDKSISDIREKSLKLTEGNYEESNINDIKNTLQIYLLDAQKHNSDTNLYLNEIINLYNILKLNNIKNIIGEVKGYTKKIEEYNKNVKSELDKSEALIKAVKEKPDFETCKSKAGSTIDDKDVDECIKKIAELKNYILSEESNSNTYFKNAKENNENASLLFKNIEMANNKIQHIMKTQKDNGTNDMDYNLDELKENMDKSKKYTDEADKNAKQAEENKNLFEQHKKDVTELLKKYSELAIKNNIAQTKKDSNIIINEIKELQKRATLQAEASEQKINKIKKEKFSIEDDTANNNKSNKAAIGIQTSLENLENKLLKITNINKKIYDCLTETETIEKQISSSSINSQDTELSSLQTFLESLKDQKKNIEEQKTELDNLDSEINSIENDVDQHKKNYEIGILEKIKETAITNKEELESIKTSIESTIKNVISSFNTNDLEGINSNENLEKYNTEMNNIYNEFITSYNLIINYSEDASKEPITYDQIKNTRITAQNELLKIIESKNKSKSYLDNVKIKEVDRIITHFKNKLDNVNDKFTNEYSNINKGLEDISKSIENVKTSTDENSLFDILKKTKDAYMGMIGKTYYSYKDEAENIFKNMVKLAYSLNIQIQNNSGINLFDNVNIAVLSSLSSETKDTLKFIPSAENEPEIYTKIRNSYDTLLDIFKKSRDTHKKEQDTLNIMAKNQHLYEKIHASNELKGALSDTKYKKEKILNDIKLVLHKFDELNQLTCDSQNYDTLLELSNQNQIKTKIDNYEQEKRKFGMDFNVETVEEKLDNIIKSIEKLENDHDSSEKSDSNIQHNDQLNEMTELFNTEIKIIENKIIEKNGLIDKLTKMRKECLLFSYTTLVETFKSKVSNYSEFITSATKFSKEYLEYINNSTDSLNDDIDALQTKYNLNQTKKHMVSNITDVTNDNNNLIEKEKEATQTINNLTKLFTIDFQNADANMLYNNKLQMTYFYSQLQKSIESIKQLYKKIRAFKLSNIYLINEKYFDISKQFDNILQLQKNKLTENLNNLKEIEQYVSDKKINFLHTVNENANFNFNVLKEVYDNIISRENKAHDIENVNNKENENIMLYTDTITKLTEKIQNILNFITTHENDNNIIKQHIQDIDGNDVSKIKEILKTTIQSFQQIQNKINEIKDQFYGNNNINSIIITISQNANDVKTLFSKDLTIENELTKIQNRLENIKNAAHENRSEQMIQYTNAIHNYVVQQFNKIENNPNQNEIDSTMENIRNYNKESEVKLQQISNSQNEFASIIPEISKLIALIKSKYGTNNNNISYKFAIKHEEDAQNILNDLNKSQNILRQSINQNKKSIEDLGHKKQGINNNNNLHTINKHQEISQIKYPNNTSHNNNDDAQYKNYHHSNSDKTDSSKTKSSGDSIKYAGAIAFGLVACYAVANFQKKNDTNEMDLDNGEIFYHEGETKYFERGDEVIEINMNEDY; from the exons atgaaaaaatttatttatattacaaCTGCTTATATTGTTCTGTTTACTTCATTAG AAGTAACTTATGGGAGACGAATTGAGACGGAAAAAAAGAACCATGACACACAgttaaacaatttttatttatatcataatttaGGAGGAAATCTTAATGATTCAAACTCttcaaatgaaaaacaagataataataaaaataatgtcaTTAGTgataacaaatttatacaaCCCCATTCAAATACATACTTTGGAAATCAAAAGGACACTGCAAATGATGAAATCACATTATACAATGACTACACAAATAAAAACGACTTTGatacttttaaaatttttaataatgacAACGAAAAGTCAAATAGAAAAGAAACTATAGTTAAAAGTTCTTTTATACAACAACCCATTGCGCCACCATTCGATGCTTctctatataataaaatagatattatatatggtACATCATATGCCACCGAAAATTTAGAAACTTTTTATGTGAACATGGGGGTAGCTCATGATCTTCAAAAATTACTCTCTGATCATGCCTattataattcaaaatatgtaatagaATCTACAAGGGCTAAACTCAAGCAACTAGATGAGagtataacaaaaataataaaagactgtgaacatataaaaaaaaaattaataaatgcaaTGCTCAATTATCAAAATCCTCTTTATGAATTTTATAAGAATCGCACGAATGgttattataattcatatGCAGATCCCCAAAAAAACTATGTAAACTGCATGCTTCCACGATATAAAAATCTACTACCCCAAGTAGATGATGCTATTTCACCGATGAAATATGATTATGAGTATTTAGCTTATTATAGTCCATCGAGTGTAGAttacttttataaaaaatatgctatGTCTACGAAAGATCATATGAGTTCTCAATTGaaaactttaaaaaattatacgaTGATCAATGATAAAGAAACTGTTCCACATATAAAATCATTAATTGAAATTTTAAAGTCCGAAGGGGAACATGACAGTCTTGCAGctaaactattttttttagaaaagCAATTTGAAGATACTATAAACAAATCGAATAAATACGCGGAAAAGTGTAAATCGGCGGATTCAATAATGAAAGAATATCTAATAGAcagtaaaaaaaagcatGATTACGATAAAATGTTTGGCAAGATTACATTGATAGCAATCAAACGATCTCTTTTCAcgtataatttaaataaccTAAAGTCTTTGGATACAGTATATAAGTATCAAAAAGAAGTATTAAACCGTCTTGTTAAAACAATAGGAAAACTATTAATAGAAAAACCTGATCCAAATAACAATCAGGTATTGAAAGATAGTCTTGATGATTTTAATGAATTTGATAAGCCAATACCCAAATCTAATTTAACAGCATTagaaacaaaatttattgaaatatttaaacaGAAATGGGATTcttatgataataaaaaaactcTTGGCAAAAATAGTGAGCAATATAGCACTGTAACCTTAATTTTACGGGGGATGCAAGAATTCAAAGGCATAATTGCTTCTATGGAAGTTTACAAAAGAAGGAGCGTTAATTCAAAAGAGAAAATTCGGTCCAAAATcgatgaaaatttaaataaacaaacttatgaagaaatagaaaatgGATTGAAGGACTCTTATGCATTAGTAAAAGGTTGGAAAGAATTAAAACTCCAAATAAAAAGACTATTAGAAGAAGACTATGAAAGAGCTATTGAATTGGAAGGAGAAATTACcgatttatttaaaaaatatttggaaataaatgatgaaatCATACGTTTAAACACGTTAAAACTcgaattaaaagaaaaaattaaaaatatatctgacaaaaatgaatatgttaaaaaagCAATTGACTTAAAGAAGGTGGTAGAAAATAACAATGCATACATTGATGAATTAGCTAAAACATCGCCATATCAAGTTACggaatatgtaaataaaaaaaataagatatATAGTACAATAAATTCAGAGTTATCTAAAATTTATCAAGGAGACCTCGATGCACTTTACAATGAATTATCTTCTATAGTTAAAGAAAATGCCATTGATAATACAGAAGACAAAACGGAACTTGAAGATTTAAAAtcgaaaatatataaagaatataataaaattgaaaacaTGAAAACTGAAGCagttaaattaaatttaaataccATCGAAgataacaaaaatgaacTTTTGAGCACTATTgtggaaatgaaaaaacatatatataaggaaCTTAACAATGAGCTAAATACAATGgtagaaaattttaaaagtaaAGAAAATCAGTTGTCAAGTAATATAAGTGATTATTCTAATTATAAAGacgaattaaataaatataaatctaAAATTTCAGAAATCAAAAATCAATATAATGATCAAAGTAATATAGACAATATAAAGGACGAAGAAGCAAAAGATAACTATGAAAAATCCAAAGAATACATCAAGACAATATCTAACAAAGAAGACGAAATATCAAAAACCataaatgaaatgaaaCGCATGAAAAATGACATCTTAAATAAAGTGAATGTATTTGTTGATTtcgaaaataataaaaaagaaaagattAACCCAGAGCACGAATCATTTGCTGAATtggtaaataaaataaaaaataaattttcagaTGACCAGTTGAGtgattatgaaaaaaaacttaatgatattaaatctttaattaatgaaacaaaaaagtCCATCGAAGAGGAATACCAAAACATGAATATTCTTAAGAAGGTAAATgggtatttaaaaatatgtaaaaatacgACAGAATCTATAGAAAAATTCCgtaataagaaaaataaattaaatgaaatattaaataaaaatatagaaaccataaaaaattgcaaTTTAATAGAAAAATCGTATACAAACCAATTTGATAGTGCATTAACAGATAAAAAGACagaattagaaaaaacaTTCACAGAATTGTCTTTAAGTAATTACGAAGCGAATAACAATGAATTGATAAAGTATTTTAatgatttaaaagaaaatttagGAACACCTAAAGGAAACATCCTATATCACCAACTCgctgaaaaagaaaaggcTACTAATGACATCGagcaaaaaaatgttaatgcaaataaaaatgtttcaaACATAGAAATAGTAATCCATACATCAATTTATAACATTAGTGACGAgatagaaaaattaattggAACAAATATAGAACTcctaaataaagaaatactTAAGAAAGCAGAAACCAGTATAACcaattttaatgaaataaaggaaaaattaaagcattataattttgatgattttgcgaaagaagaaaataagaaatatgCTGAtgaaattaacaaaattaaagatGATATTAAGACCTTAGATCAAAAAGTcgataaaaacataaagaaattaacggaaataaaaaatacatcaGAGAACTATATTAACGAAATAAAAACGCAAATAACTAATTCAGAAGATGTAACAGATAAaaccatatataataaggaTCCAAaggaaattgaaaaaaaaacaaaaaatatagtaacAAAAATcgataacaaaaaaaatatatatgataatatgaaaaaattattaaatgaaatagcagaaatagaaaaagataaaactTCGTTAGAagaagtaaaaaatataaatatgtcaTATGGAAAAAGTTTAAATAAACTATTTTTGGACAAAATTGAcgaagaaaagaaaaagtctgaaaatatgatagaatcaatggaaaaatatataaaaaacattgatgaaataaaaaagcaaTCACCCAAAGCGGAAATTAACACATTTAATGTATCACATTCCAAATATAATGATCATTATATTACTAGTcagaaaaatgataaaagtATTTCCGATATTCGTGAAAAATCTTTAAAACTAACAGAAGGAAATTATGAGGaatcaaatataaatgatattaaaaacacgttgcaaatatatcttttagACGCCCAAAAGCATAATAGTGACACAaatctttatttaaatgaaattatcaatctatataacattttaaagttaaataatattaaaaatattattggtGAAGTAAAAGgatatactaaaaaaatcgaggaatataataaaaatgtaaaatcgGAATTAGATAAATCAGAAGCACTAATTAAAGCCGTCAAAGAAAAGCCAGACTTCGAAACATGTAAATCGAAAGCAGGGTCAACTATAGATGATAAAGATGTTGATGAATGCATAAAGAAAATTgctgaattaaaaaattacattttAAGTGAAGAGTCTAACAGCAATacctattttaaaaatgctaaagagaataatgaaaatgcatcactactttttaaaaatatcgaAATGGCAAACAACAAGATTCAACACATAATGAAAACTCAAAAAGATAATGGCACTAATGATATGGATTATAATTTAGATGAATTGAAGGAAAACATGGATAAAtctaaaaaatacacaGACGAGGCtgataaaaatgcaaaGCAAGCGGAAGAAAATAAGAATCTGTTTGAAcaacataaaaaagatgTTACTGAActtttaaagaaatattcTGAATtagcaataaaaaataatatcgcACAAACAAAGAAAGActcaaatattataattaatgaaataaaagaattacAAAAGCGAGCTACCCTTCAAGCAGAAGCATCGGagcaaaaaattaacaaaataaaaaaagaaaaatttagTATTGAAGACGACACtgctaataataataaatccaATAAAGCAGCTATAGGTATTCAAACCTCTTTGGAAAAtcttgaaaataaattattaaaaataaccaatataaacaaaaaaatatatgattgtTTAACAGAAACAGAAACAATAGAGAAACAAATATCAAGTTCTTCCATAAATAGTCAAGATACAGAATTAAGTAGCCTTCAGACATTTTTAGAATCCCTCAAagaccaaaaaaaaaatattgaagaGCAAAAAACAGAATTAGATAACCTTGATTCTGAAATTAACAGTATAGAAAACGATGTTGAtcaacataaaaaaaactacGAAATTGGAATTctcgaaaaaataaaagaaactGCCATTACAAATAAAGAGGAATTAGAATCAATAAAAACCTCAATAGAAtcaacaataaaaaatgtaatatcATCTTTTAATACAAATGACTTAGAAGGTATTAATAGTAATGAAAActtagaaaaatataatactgaaatgaataatatatataacgaATTTATTACCTCATACAatctaataataaattattcagAAGATGCTTCAAAAGAACCCATAACATATgatcaaattaaaaatacacGAATCACTGCACAAAATGAActcttaaaaattatagaaagcaaaaataaatctaaATCCTACTTagataatgtaaaaataaaagaagtTGATAGAATAATTActcattttaaaaacaaattagaTAATGTGAATGATAAATTTACAAACGAATATTCAAATATCAACAAAGGTTTGGAGGATATTTCAAAATCTATTGAGAATGTTAAAACCTCAACCGATgaaaattcattatttgatatattaaaaaaaaccaAAGATGCGTATATGGGAATGATTGgtaaaacatattatagCTATAAAGATGAAgcagaaaatatatttaaaaatatggttAAATTAGCatattctttaaatattcaaatacaaaataattcaggcataaatttatttgacAATGTTAATATAGCTGTATTATCTAGCTTAAGTTCAGAAACAAAAGAcacattaaaatttattccaTCAGCAGAAAATGAACCGGAAATATATACGAAAATACGCAATTCTTATGATACTCTTCtcgatatatttaaaaaaagtcgAGATACACATAAAAAGGAACAAGAtactttaaatataatggcCAAAAATCAGCAtctatatgaaaaaatacatgCATCCAATGAATTAAAAGGTGCATTAAGTGATacaaaatacaaaaaagaaaaaatattaaacgATATTAAACTAGTTTTACATAAATTTGATGAATTAAATCAATTAACATGTGATTCTCAAAATTATGATACTCTTTTAGAATTATCAAATCagaatcaaataaaaaccAAAATTGACAATTATGAGCaggaaaaaagaaagttTGGAATGGATTTTAATGTAGAGACTGTGGAAGAAAAATTGGATAATATCATTAAATCTAtagaaaaattagaaaatgatCATGATTCTTCAGAAAAAAGTGACTCTAATATACAGCATAATGACCAATTAAACGAAATGactgaattatttaatactGAGATAAAAATCATTGAGAACAAAATaatcgaaaaaaatggTTTAATTGATAAACTAACAAAAATGAGAAAGGAATGCCtacttttttcatatacaACATTGGTCGAGACTTTTAAAAGTAAAGTAAGTAATTACTCGGAATTTATAACATCTGCAactaaattttcaaaagaatatttagaatatattaataatagtaCCGATTCTTTAAATGATGACATCGATGCAttacaaacaaaatataatttgaatCAAACAAAGAAACATATGGTAAGTAACATTACCGATGTTACGAACGATAACAATAACTtaatagaaaaagaaaaagaagcTACTCAgacaattaataatttgacCAAGTTATTTACAATAGATTTCCAAAATGCTGATGCCAATATGTTATACAATAATAAGCTACAAATGACTTATTTCTATTCCCAACTTCAAAAGTCAATTGAATCCATAAAGcaattgtataaaaaaatacgtGCCTTTAAActatcaaatatatatcttattaatgaaaaatactTCGATATATCCAAacaatttgataatattttacagttacagaaaaataaattaacagaaaatttaaataatttaaaggAAATTGAACAATATGTTtctgataaaaaaataaatttcctTCATACagtaaatgaaaatgcaAATTTCAATTTCAATGTGCTTAAAGAGGTATATGATAATATCATTAGTCGTGAAAACAAAGCCCATGATAttgaaaatgttaataataaagaaaatgaaaatataatgctaTACACAGATACAATTACCAAATTAAcagaaaaaatacaaaatatcttaaattttattacaactcatgaaaatgataataatataatcaaGCAACATATTCAAGACATTGATGGAAATGATGtatcaaaaattaaagaaattCTAAAAACCACAATACAATCATTTCAGcaaattcaaaataaaataaatgaaatcaAAGACCAATTTTATggtaataacaatataaatagtatTATAATTACCATATCACAAAATGCAAATGATgtaaaaacattattttctaaGGATTTAACTATAGAAAACGAACTCAcgaaaatacaaaatcgtttagaaaatattaaaaatgctGCTCATGAAAACAGAAGCGAACAAATGATTCAATATACTAATGCTATACACAATTATGTTGTGCAAcaatttaacaaaattgaGAATAATCCAAATCAAAACGAAATAGACAGCACAATGGAAAATATAcgaaattataataaagaatCCGAAGTAAAATTACAACAAATATCAAATTCCCAAAACGAATTTGCATCAATAATCCCAGAGATTTCTAAGCTTATTGCTTTAATTAAATCTAAGTATGGcactaataataataatatctcATATAAGTTTGCCATTAAGCATGAAGAGGATGCCCAAAACATACTTAATGACTTAAATAAAAGCCAAAATATCCTTAGACAAtcaataaatcaaaataaaaagagtATAGAAGATTTAGGACATAAAAAGCAAGGtattaacaataataacaatttacACACTATTAATAAGCACCAAGAAATATcgcaaataaaatatcctAATAATACATcccataataataatgatgatgcccaatataaaaattatcatcaCTCAAATTCAGATAAAACAGATTCCTCCAAAACAAAAAGTTCAGGAGATTCTATTAAATATGCGGGAGCAATTGCATTTGGTTTAGTAGCGTGCTATGCAGTTGCAAatttccaaaaaaaaaatgatacaaATGAAATGGATTTAGATAATGGTGAGATCTTTTATCATGAAGGGGAAACTAAGTATTTTGAAAGAGGCGACGAAGttatagaaataaatatgaatgaaGACTAttga